In Candidatus Eisenbacteria bacterium, a genomic segment contains:
- a CDS encoding helix-turn-helix domain-containing protein, which translates to MREAGSFSPAVAPPADGGSAEARRSERRPDSPGLWRLRETAAYLSISERQVRREVAAKRLRCVRIGRRLLFDPKDVSRFVAAAKE; encoded by the coding sequence ATGCGTGAAGCGGGTTCCTTCTCGCCAGCCGTGGCACCTCCGGCAGATGGGGGGAGCGCTGAGGCTCGCCGATCGGAGCGGCGGCCTGATTCTCCTGGTCTTTGGCGGCTGCGCGAGACGGCCGCGTATCTCAGCATCAGCGAGCGGCAGGTGCGCCGCGAGGTCGCTGCCAAGCGCCTCCGTTGCGTGCGAATTGGTCGGCGGCTACTCTTCGACCCCAAAGATGTATCCCGGTTCGTAGCGGCAGCAAAGGAGTAG